The following coding sequences lie in one Takifugu rubripes chromosome 8, fTakRub1.2, whole genome shotgun sequence genomic window:
- the LOC115250823 gene encoding uncharacterized protein: MTSAKLIFWLMCLEKFAQTASMEFSPSLNRKTNFILVKPGQNLTLPCHDKDDVSTRIYWFKQTLGEKPRLICTHRISSKDWKFVNDFKTNPRFQLHPGNKVANLTISDLELSDSATYYCVNHYLNVNDFLEGYNVIVEGSGLTIDQSASQSIQAGGSVTLNCTVHTGWTCDGDHTVYWFRNSGQSQLGLMYSHTGRNKQCERKTNTCFYNFSMKNLKTSQTGTYYCAIAACGHILFGNGTKLVFEDKGNYLVLVYFLSATWIFTIIVVILLTISLYMTKKRNSQHSLDLQSGIPDSPTANPAGNQKEDNLHYAALRANQSNRSRKQKNRQNECVYSTVRS, from the exons atgacatctgcaaagttgatcttctggctgatgtgtttagagaaatttg ctcagacagcttcaatggaattttctccatctttgaatcgGAAGACCAATTTTAttttggtcaaacctggacagaacctgactttgccgtgccATGACAAGGATGATGTTTCTACCAGGATTTATTGGTTTAAacaaactctgggagagaagccgaggcTGATCTGTACACACAGGATATCTAGCAAAGATTGGAAatttgttaatgacttcaaaaccaatccacgcttccaactacatcctggtaacaaagtagctaatctgacaatatcagatttggagttatcagactcagccacctattactgtgtaaatcactatttaaatgtaaatgacttTCTAGAAGgttataatgtcattgtagagggttcagggttgaccatagatcagtcagcatcacagtctatccaagcaggaggttctgtgacgctgaattgtacagtacatactgggtggacttgtgatggggatcacactgtttactggttcagaaactctggacaatctcaactgggactcatgtacagccatacaggcaggaataagcagtgtgagaggaaaaccaacacctgtttctacaacttctccatgaagaacctgaaaacttctcagactgggacctactattgtgctattgcagcatgtggacacattctgtttggaaatggaaccaagctggtgtttgagg ataaaggaaactatcttgttttggtgtatttcctcagtgcgacctggatatttaccatcatcgtggttattttattaaccatttcactttatatgacgaaaaagagaaacagccaacactctctgg ACTTGCAGTCAGGGATCCCAGACTCACCCACAGCAAACCCAGCG GGCAACCAAAAGGAAGACAACCTCCATTATGCCGCTTTGAGAGCCAACCAGTCCAACAGATcgaggaagcagaagaacagacagaatgaatgtgtgtactctacTGTGAGGTCGTAG